The following are encoded in a window of Impatiens glandulifera chromosome 5, dImpGla2.1, whole genome shotgun sequence genomic DNA:
- the LOC124939776 gene encoding LOB domain-containing protein 36-like, with product MSSALTNSPCAACKLLRRKCTQECVFAPYFPPDNPQKFANVHRVFGASNVSKLLKELSPNQREDAVNSLAYEAEFRLRDPVYGCVGLISILQHRLRQVQTDLENAKKEIASYIGPSAMLPILNNFSSNSVLGYNNNNNTNVTPILGIPTQLGHLMIRDNHNQMIDAHQMLRSYNNEQHPNEHQIVRFSNGGFDLVGFNQMEANNVSSSEESFQIQTPLTAQLLVQQPQPEEQQQQSVPLQERSGNEGRIVGLSC from the coding sequence atgTCGTCCGCATTGACCAACTCCCCATGTGCAGCATGTAAGCTCCTCCGTCGAAAATGCACTCAGGAATGCGTTTTTGCGCCTTATTTCCCACCCGATAATCCCCAAAAGTTTGCAAACGTTCATAGAGTTTTCGGGGCAAGCAACGTCTCGAAACTACTAAAAGAACTAAGCCCTAACCAGCGCGAGGATGCGGTTAATTCCCTGGCCTACGAAGCGGAATTCAGGCTTCGCGATCCTGTTTATGGTTGCGTCGGTCTAATCTCAATCCTTCAACATCGTCTCCGACAAGTCCAAACCGATCTAGAAAATGCCAAGAAAGAAATAGCTTCTTATATTGGTCCATCTGCAATGTTACCAATTTTGAacaatttctcatcaaattctgtCTTAggatataataacaataataatactAATGTGACACCCATTTTGGGTATCCCTACTCAACTTGGACATCTTATGATTCGGGATAATCATAATCAAATGATCGATGCGCACCAGATGTTGAGGAGTTACAATAACGAGCAGCACCCGAATGAGCACCAAATTGTGAGGTTTAGTAACGGCGGTTTTGATTTGGTCGGGTTTAATCAGATGGAAGCAAATAATGTATCTTCTTCCGAGGAGAGTTTTCAGATTCAGACACCTTTGACGGCTCAGCTTTTGGTTCAGCAACCACAACCcgaagaacaacaacaacaatcggTCCCTCTTCAGGAGAGATCGGGCAATGAGGGGAGGATTGTTGGACTTTCATGCTGA